Proteins from one Limanda limanda chromosome 9, fLimLim1.1, whole genome shotgun sequence genomic window:
- the LOC133011158 gene encoding uncharacterized protein LOC133011158 isoform X2, with the protein MEEDDSDPVHSESLIDGAFAPKTTPEETTSITVDTMEEDDSDPVHSESLIDGAFAPKTTPEETTSITVDTMEEDDSDPVHSESLIDGAFAPKTTPEEITEFENETETFVPKLRRTKSILMKDTDLEDSELFDSSSESADDYVPGTKSDSDPDSSIGPPVCDSTTPDNMILDSHNITPEAPRAVEEPCSSQTINDSVVVSSFKKKGSKEKKRHLDYIGNRGNFAHNAAVMEYGKGKLVPRPPKGLDEIGIDPNEPHTEETFPHTERDEMLPQPPKRQNPHSSSDEVPSESCRMRPSSIAPPAEESLPPTERNEMQPQPPNKPKPVSTMRPSSKGTTAQKKKTPWKQTEVEAVESHMNRFITSCIVPAKFDCEKCIRAEPEALNDRSWQNVKFYIYNRITANKRKFS; encoded by the exons atggaggaggatgactctgatcctgtccactcagagagtctgatagatggtgcctttgcgccaaagaccacacctgaagag acgaccagcatcactgttgacaccatggaggaggatgactctgatcctgtccactcagagagtctgatagatggtgcctttgcgccaaagaccacacctgaagag acgaccagcatcactgttgacaccatggaggaggatgactctgatcctgtccactcagagagtctgatagatggtgcctttgcgccaaagaccacacctgaagag ATTACAGAGTTCGAAAATGAAACTGAGACTTTTGTACCAAAACTAAGACGGACTAAAAGTATTCTG aTGAAAGACACAGATCTGGAAGATTCTGAGCTATTTGATTCGTCATCAGAGAGTGCAGATGACTACGTACCAGGTACCAAAAGTGACAGTGATCCGGATAGCTCAATAGGCCCCCCTGTCTGCGATTCTACAACACCAGACAACATGATTTTGGACAGTCACAACATTACACCTGAAGCCCCCAGAGCAGTAGAAGAACCCTGTTCAAGTCAGACCATAAACGACAGCGTCGTTgtcagttcatttaaaaaaaaag gttccaaagagaaaaaaagacacctGGATTATATTGGCAACAGAGGAAACTTTGCTCACAATGCAGCAGTTATGGAGTACGGAAAGGGTAAACTCGTGCCACGACCGCCTAAAGGGTTGGATGAAATTGGAATAGATCCAAatg aaCCACATACAGAGGAGACATTTCCTCATACCGAAAGGGATGAAATGCTGCCACAACCACCCAAGAGACAAAATCCACACTCATCAAGTGATGAGGTACCTTCAGAATCCTGCAGAATGAGGCCTTCCTCAATAG caccaccagcagaggagtcacttcctcccactgagaGGAATGAAATGCAGCCACAACCACCCAATAAACCAAAACCAGTCAGTACGATGAGGCCTTCCTCAAAAG GTACAACTgcccaaaagaagaaaacaccctggaagcagacagaggtggaggcagTGGAAAGCCACATGAATCGATTCATCACATCTTGTATTGTTCCAGCAAAGTTTGACTGTGAGAAGTGTATAAGAGCTGAACCAGAAGCTCTTAATGACCGGAGCTGGCAGAATGTGAAATTCTACATATATAACCGCATTACAGCCAACAAGAGGAAATTTAGTTAA
- the LOC133011158 gene encoding uncharacterized protein LOC133011158 isoform X1 has translation MEEDDSDPVHSESLIDGAFAPKTTPEETTSITVDTMEEDDSDPVHSESLIDGAFAPKTTPEETTSITVDTMEEDDSDPVHSESLIDGAFAPKTTPEEITEFENETETFVPKLRRTKSILMKDTDLEDSELFDSSSESADDYVPGTKSDSDPDSSIGPPVCDSTTPDNMILDSHNITPEAPRAVEEPCSSQTINDSVVVSSFKKKGGKGVYDKKHYCLYCSKPISKIARHLERAHEDKSDVAKALSFPKGSKEKKRHLDYIGNRGNFAHNAAVMEYGKGKLVPRPPKGLDEIGIDPNEPHTEETFPHTERDEMLPQPPKRQNPHSSSDEVPSESCRMRPSSIAPPAEESLPPTERNEMQPQPPNKPKPVSTMRPSSKGTTAQKKKTPWKQTEVEAVESHMNRFITSCIVPAKFDCEKCIRAEPEALNDRSWQNVKFYIYNRITANKRKFS, from the exons atggaggaggatgactctgatcctgtccactcagagagtctgatagatggtgcctttgcgccaaagaccacacctgaagag acgaccagcatcactgttgacaccatggaggaggatgactctgatcctgtccactcagagagtctgatagatggtgcctttgcgccaaagaccacacctgaagag acgaccagcatcactgttgacaccatggaggaggatgactctgatcctgtccactcagagagtctgatagatggtgcctttgcgccaaagaccacacctgaagag ATTACAGAGTTCGAAAATGAAACTGAGACTTTTGTACCAAAACTAAGACGGACTAAAAGTATTCTG aTGAAAGACACAGATCTGGAAGATTCTGAGCTATTTGATTCGTCATCAGAGAGTGCAGATGACTACGTACCAGGTACCAAAAGTGACAGTGATCCGGATAGCTCAATAGGCCCCCCTGTCTGCGATTCTACAACACCAGACAACATGATTTTGGACAGTCACAACATTACACCTGAAGCCCCCAGAGCAGTAGAAGAACCCTGTTCAAGTCAGACCATAAACGACAGCGTCGTTgtcagttcatttaaaaaaaaaggtgggaaGGGTGtgtatgacaaaaaacattattgctTGTATTGCAGTAAGCCTATTTCAAAAATTGCAAGGCATCTAGAGCGTGCACATGAAGATAAATCAGATGTGGCTAAAGCTCTAAGCTTTCCAAAAGgttccaaagagaaaaaaagacacctGGATTATATTGGCAACAGAGGAAACTTTGCTCACAATGCAGCAGTTATGGAGTACGGAAAGGGTAAACTCGTGCCACGACCGCCTAAAGGGTTGGATGAAATTGGAATAGATCCAAatg aaCCACATACAGAGGAGACATTTCCTCATACCGAAAGGGATGAAATGCTGCCACAACCACCCAAGAGACAAAATCCACACTCATCAAGTGATGAGGTACCTTCAGAATCCTGCAGAATGAGGCCTTCCTCAATAG caccaccagcagaggagtcacttcctcccactgagaGGAATGAAATGCAGCCACAACCACCCAATAAACCAAAACCAGTCAGTACGATGAGGCCTTCCTCAAAAG GTACAACTgcccaaaagaagaaaacaccctggaagcagacagaggtggaggcagTGGAAAGCCACATGAATCGATTCATCACATCTTGTATTGTTCCAGCAAAGTTTGACTGTGAGAAGTGTATAAGAGCTGAACCAGAAGCTCTTAATGACCGGAGCTGGCAGAATGTGAAATTCTACATATATAACCGCATTACAGCCAACAAGAGGAAATTTAGTTAA
- the rangrf gene encoding ran guanine nucleotide release factor: MQGAEQPHPLFGGALSAVIPPTATDISELREIPDNQEVFAHPHTDQSLIVELLEYQAQVADQDSARYHFEDIAGSNKALEAGACAVISVVALPKSDLSLSQCSSAWMLTGTQSVSKFNEEARNAVTLHLGVFRLPQFSTDLLITFNDPQSISPDSSSAAGLETHRGPWTMQDFQRLLQTLTLHNPGLFE; encoded by the coding sequence ATGCAGGGAGCTGAGCAGCCTCATCCTCTGTTCGGAGGAGCCCTGTCCGCAGTCATCCCCCCCACCGCCACAGACATCAGCGAGCTGAGGGAGATCCCGGACAACCAGGAGGTGTTCGCCCACCCGCACACCGACCAGAGCCTCATCGTGGAGCTGCTGGAGTACCAGGCCCAGGTAGCAGACCAGGACTCCGCCCGTTATCACTTTGAGGACATCGCAGGCAGCAACAAAGCTCTGGAGGCGGGAGCCTGTGCAGTGATCAGTGTCGTGGCTCTGCCCAAATCGGACCTGTCCCTGTCCCAGTGCAGCTCGGCCTGGATGCTGACGGGGACGCAGAGTGTGTCCAAGTTCAACGAGGAGGCGAGGAACGCGGTGACCCTTCACCTGGGCGTGTTCCGGCTGCCTCAGTTCTCCACAGACCTCCTGATCACCTTCAATGACCCGCAGAGCATCAGCCCTGACAGCAGCAGTGCAGCAGgtctggagacacacagagggccGTGGACCATGCAGGACTTTCAGCGCTTGTTGCAGACTCTGACTCTGCACAACCCCGGGCTGTTTGAATAG
- the itpa gene encoding inosine triphosphate pyrophosphatase, with amino-acid sequence MAAQAGRSVVFVTGNAKKLEEVIQILGDTFPYKLVSRKIDLPEYQGEPDEISIQKCKEAVREIDGPVIVEDTCLCFTALGGLPGPYIKWFLDKLKPEGLFKLLAGFEDKSALALCTFAFCAGKDQPVQLFRGKTEGHIVEPRGPRDFGWDPCFQPKGYSETYAELAKEVKNSISHRYRALAAMSEHFSQTKDTSPENKKKKEQED; translated from the exons ATGGCCGCGCAAGCAGGAAGATCTGTAGTCTTCGTGACTGGAAACGCGAAAAAACTCGAAGAG GTCATCCAGATCCTGGGAGACACGTTTCCTTACAAACTGGTGTCAAGAAAGATCGACT TGCCTGAGTACCAGGGTGAGCCCGATGAGATTTCCATACAGAAGTGTAAGGAGGCTGTAAGAGAG ATCGATGGGCCAGTCATAGTGGAGGACACCTGTCTGTGTTTCACAGCGTTAGGAGGCCTGCCCGGTCCTTACAT AAAATGGTTCCTGGATAAACTCAAGCCAGAAG GCTTGTTTAAACTCCTGGCTGGGTTTGAGGATAAATCAGCGTTGGCCCTCTGCACGTTTGCTTTCTGTGCTGGTAAAGACCAACCAGTGCAGCTCTTcagagggaagacagag GGGCACATTGTGGAACCCCGTGGACCTCGAGACTTCGGATGGGATCCATGTTTCCAGCCAAAGGGATATAGCGAAAC CTACGCTGAACTGGCCAAAGAAGTGAAGAATTCAATCTCTCACCGCTACCGGGCACTGGCTGCCATGTCTGAGCACTTCTCTCAAACCAAGGACACCTCACcagagaacaagaagaagaaggagcaggaggattaA
- the mettl13 gene encoding eEF1A lysine and N-terminal methyltransferase translates to MSLLPRTAEEFSSAEYWERFFKKRGDKAFEWYGDYNSLCGVLHKYIKVQDQVLVVGCGNSELSEQLYDVGYKHLTNIDISETVVTHMNQRNAESRPGLSFQQVDATQTPYEDACYQAALDKGTLDAMASQEEGALARNMLTEVGRVVRVGGRYVCVTLAQESVIKLAVEHFVQLGWAVRLHCLQGESGKEEDSFSLPVFVLVCTKFRQPMPTPILEMCLGEDGAPTRLTQVSELLSAVREHQAYSVLRKKLRTGTDASSNLSLTLCHTKTGLPRYTLTVQDCPPGAKVQRSNHFAIFIVPQGSETAWLYCSSEGQKQLAASANFRRLVIVAMHRNQEYTDMQAVQAELSPMVMDLAPPGMPANQQVPFLSVGGDLGWREEVSRGVSELSGEYCVENIKGEDGELYRRLVFLSNAALVQSESRLVSSKTTSSHKKRNKKKTKPAAPPTTTSSSSLSVDSGFLCCAHHEVMVAGLTVLGVGAPESKDVPVSVLLVGLGGGGLPQFLRDFVPSVTVEVVELDAVVLEVAKEWFGFRPDDCLTVTLGDGLDRICALEKEGGCFFDVIMFDVDNKDSTVGMSCPPGAFVETSILQKVCSLLTPRGIFMLNLVCRDSALRNSVLQRISTLFPSILSRKIEGEVNEVLLCSRGGNQASDGARIPQSLNQAAKNLQSCLSSSSSDHRPHIDIAELLKDLKVE, encoded by the exons ATGAGTCTGTTACCTCGCACCGCGGAGGAGTTCAGCTCCGCGGAGTACTGGGAGAGGTTCTTCAAGAAGAGAGGGGACAAGGCCTTCGAGTGGTATGGAGACTACAACTCGCTGTGCGGGGTCCTGCACAAATACATCAAAGTTCAAGATCAG GTGTTGGTGGTCGGTTGTGGTAACTCTGAGCTGAGTGAGCAGCTTTATGATGTCGGCTACAAACATCTGACTAATATTGACATCAGTGAGACGGTGGTGACTCATATGAACCAGCGAAATGCTGAGAGCAGGCCGGGACTGAGCTTCCAGCAGGTGGATGCTACACAAACCCCGTATGAGGACGCCTGCTACCAGGCTGCTCTGGACAAAGGGACGCTGGATGCCATGGCCTCCCAGGAGGAAGGAGCTCTGGCCAGGAACATGCTCACCGAG GTGGGCCGTGTGGTACGTGTCGGAGGCCGGTATGTCTGTGTGACATTGGCTCAGGAGAGTGTGATCAAGTTGGCCGTGGAGCACTTTGTACAGCTGGGCTGGGCTGTGAGGCTCCATTGCCTGCAGGGGGAAAGTGGAAAAGAAGAGGACTCGTTTTCTCTGCCCGTCTTTGTTCtggtctgcaccaaattccGTCAGCCGATGCCAACCCCCATTCTGGAGATGTGTCTCGGGGAGGATGGAGCCCCAACGCGTCTCACGCAGGTTTCAGAGTTGTTGTCAGCGGTGAGGGAGCACCAGGCTTACTCTGTGTTGAGGAAAAAGCTCCGCACAGGCACAGACGCCAGCTCCAACCTGTCACTCACTCTCTGCCACACCAAAACCGGCCTTCCCagatacacactcacagtgcaAGATTGTCCCCCAGGAGCCAAGGTGCAAAGATCAAACCATTTTGCTATATTTATTG TGCCTCAAGGCAGCGAGACAGCTTGGCTCTATTGCTCCAGCGAGGGGCAGAAGCAGCTGGCAGCCAGTGCTAACTTTCGACGCCTGGTTATTGTGGCAATGCACAGGAATCAAGAGTACACAGACATGCAAGCTGTCCAAGCAGAACTCTCACCAATGGTGATGGACCTTGCTCCTCCGGGTATGCCAGCCAATCAGCAG GTGCCATTTCTGTCGGTCGGAGGAGACCTGGGCTGGCGAGAGGAGGTCAGCAGGGGAGTGAGTGAGCTGAGCGGAGAGTACTGTGTGGAGAATATCAAAGGAGAAGACGGAGAACTGTATCGCCGGCTCGTCTTTCTGTCTAATGCCGCCCTCGTCCAATCAGAAAGCCGCCTTGTTTCCTCAAAGACCA CCTCAAGTCACaagaaaaggaacaaaaagaaaaccaagccagctgctcctccaacaacaacgtcctcctcctctctgtcagtgGACAGTGGCTTCCTCTGCTGCGCTCACCATGAGGTCATGGTGGCCGGCCTCACCGTGCTCGGGGTGGGCGCGCCAGAGAGCAAAG ACGTCCCAGTGTCGGTGCTCCTGGTGGGTCTCGGTGGAGGAGGTCTGCCTCAGTTCCTGCGGGACTTTGTGCCCAGTGTCACCGTTGAGGTTGTGGAATTAGATGCAGTCGTGCTGGAAGTGGCGAAGGAATGGTTCGGATTCCGACCGGATGATTGTTTGACGGTCACGCTCGGGGACGGCCTCGATCGCATCTGTGCCCTTGAGAAGGAAG GTGGATGTTTTTTTGACGTCATCATGTTTGATGTAGACAATAAAGATAGCACTGTGGGTATGAGCTGTCCCCCTGGTGCCTTTGTGGAAACCTCCATCCTGCAGAAAGTCTGCAGCCTGCTTACGCCCAGAG GCATATTCATGTTGAATCTCGTGTGTCGTGACTCGGCCCTAAGGAACAGCGTGCTGCAGCGGATCAGCACCTTGTTCCCCAGCATTCTCTCTCGAAAGATTGAAGGGGAGGTCAACGAAGTCCTTCTGTGCTCTCGCGGAGGAAACCAGGCATCGGACGGCGCCCGCATCCCTCAGTCCCTGAACCAGGCTGCCAAGAATCTGCAGAGCTGCCTGAGCTCGAGCAGCAGCGACCACAGGCCACATATAGACATTGCAGAGCTGTTAAAAGACCTTAAAGTAGAATAA
- the LOC133011158 gene encoding uncharacterized protein LOC133011158 isoform X3: protein MEEDDSDPVHSESLIDGAFAPKTTPEETTSITVDTMEEDDSDPVHSESLIDGAFAPKTTPEETTSITVDTMEEDDSDPVHSESLIDGAFAPKTTPEEITEFENETETFVPKLRRTKSILMKDTDLEDSELFDSSSESADDYVPEPHTEETFPHTERDEMLPQPPKRQNPHSSSDEVPSESCRMRPSSIAPPAEESLPPTERNEMQPQPPNKPKPVSTMRPSSKGTTAQKKKTPWKQTEVEAVESHMNRFITSCIVPAKFDCEKCIRAEPEALNDRSWQNVKFYIYNRITANKRKFS from the exons atggaggaggatgactctgatcctgtccactcagagagtctgatagatggtgcctttgcgccaaagaccacacctgaagag acgaccagcatcactgttgacaccatggaggaggatgactctgatcctgtccactcagagagtctgatagatggtgcctttgcgccaaagaccacacctgaagag acgaccagcatcactgttgacaccatggaggaggatgactctgatcctgtccactcagagagtctgatagatggtgcctttgcgccaaagaccacacctgaagag ATTACAGAGTTCGAAAATGAAACTGAGACTTTTGTACCAAAACTAAGACGGACTAAAAGTATTCTG aTGAAAGACACAGATCTGGAAGATTCTGAGCTATTTGATTCGTCATCAGAGAGTGCAGATGACTACGTACCAG aaCCACATACAGAGGAGACATTTCCTCATACCGAAAGGGATGAAATGCTGCCACAACCACCCAAGAGACAAAATCCACACTCATCAAGTGATGAGGTACCTTCAGAATCCTGCAGAATGAGGCCTTCCTCAATAG caccaccagcagaggagtcacttcctcccactgagaGGAATGAAATGCAGCCACAACCACCCAATAAACCAAAACCAGTCAGTACGATGAGGCCTTCCTCAAAAG GTACAACTgcccaaaagaagaaaacaccctggaagcagacagaggtggaggcagTGGAAAGCCACATGAATCGATTCATCACATCTTGTATTGTTCCAGCAAAGTTTGACTGTGAGAAGTGTATAAGAGCTGAACCAGAAGCTCTTAATGACCGGAGCTGGCAGAATGTGAAATTCTACATATATAACCGCATTACAGCCAACAAGAGGAAATTTAGTTAA